Genomic DNA from Solanum dulcamara chromosome 4, daSolDulc1.2, whole genome shotgun sequence:
tttcttatttcttctttttcctttcttatgTTCCTACCTATTCATTTtcgttttaaaaagaaaatatcaaatctcattatttctttttctaataatcataataataacgGAAAAAGGTCAAAACTATTCTTCAACTAGTCGAAATAGAACATATATAACCATAAATTATATtctggctcaaaaatacccttcacgtCATACTATTGGCTTACTTCTACCCCTCTGTTTGATGGAATAAAATATGACATCCCATGTGTATTAATTTACGCCACATAGGATCTCCACATAAGCACCCCACCATGCtccatcaattaaaagaccCAAACTTATTCTTGACTCGTCCCGTAGTTATGGTTTCCTTGACACCCGTAGTTATGGTTGCCATAATTAATTTGCAGCAGTATGACACTCCTGCTTGTTGGCCTGGCTTTAGGAAGAACACTTCAGCTACTTCCCAAGCATCTATTGATCACGATGAACGACGATTATGTTGCTCTGCAGTTCACTCCAAGCCCGACCACACCCATCTTCTTCCTAGAAAAACACCTGCTTGATCAGGTAGCACATTCgcttaattatcattttgaaaaattaaaccTATCACCCTTTGTTAGCTATGTCTACCGGATGAAAGCTATAGTTTAGCAAATTAAATAGTCAATTAATAGTGTGCTTAAAAATCATTGTAAATTAATTGTGGCAAGCATAACTACGGAAGTCAAGAAAACCATAACTACGAGAGTCAGGATGAGTTTGAGTCTTTTAATGGGTGAATTTGGGTCATTTACTTGATGGGGTGGGGTGGGTAAAGTACTTATGTGGAGATTTTACGTGATACATTTGATGCCACATTTCATTCCGTCAAACGGAGGAGTAGAAGTGAGTCAATAGTATGACGTGAAAGGTAGTCAGAATATAATTTAAGGATATATGTGCTCTATTTCAAATAGTTAAAGGATAAATTTGACCATTTTccgtaataataataattcccTAGTAATAAAGGTTagtaaccaaaaaaataatatttcaaatctcaatataaagtataataaaatactaaatatacACACTCAATTTAATTAGAGAATATAAAAAGAATTCTcaattgaaaaatgagaaaaaataatacaatttaattgaaaaataaatcatTAACAATTTGAAAATTAAGAACCAACAGAATATTGtttattgatttttgaaaaCAATTATCATCAAACTAAACAATTTTTCTTAGAATCTATATATAGATAAGAATCAAACCAACGATTCTTCTTACTTTTGACGCTCCAATTTCATATGTCACAATCATAATTTTAAAGATACATAATTTTAACCCTCTCTTCTTAATTATATAACTTAGATATAGGAAATACTTATAAGTCGGAATATTATTTCACAATTTTGGGAATTCAATTAACAAAAGAATACAATGAAAAAGAtgtgtttttattttatcaCATCCGCAACATTACTTGCTTCAATTAGagtaagtaatatttttttattctaattttatttatttatttattttataaaaataaatacattcGAGAGTAGATATGTGAATGTGTATACAGacaaatattattatatcatatttttagTGATAAATATTTATCTTAAGCCTGAAAGCAACTTTCAAGAGCAGTACTTAGGGTACATCGCATTCATATGGACatttagatattttactatgttatcattttcttcatttttacttgaaatctatatttatgtataagAAAATCCTATTTATTGATTATGCGCCCTTTATCTTATGCCAACAAGTCATATTTTTGCATTCCTTCTTGAGTAGCTCTATATAGGTTACacacatcaattttttttttgaataattgtCAAGGTATATTGTTCAtgcttaattatttatttattttttattatctaCAATTAACAATATATTTATCTCCTGTTACAAATGTAACAAAGAAATCTAACGTTTTTCCAGGTCTGATTTGTACAAATACCTCAAAAAAttgaaagcaatatttaaaaaataaagaaaatataatggAGAATCGAAATATATAAAGGAGATTTATCAAATTATTTGCAAGGAATTCCTTTATATAGCTCCTTGTTTATTCAcctatatttttacttttaagtAACTAtagaatatatttattttaaaaaaaaaacatattacaGATTTTTAATCCATAAAAAACTCATGAGATAGTTGTACTTGAAGCCCATTTCCCACGCTTAAAATGTTGTTATATAGGAAAGATGAATTGGTACTTTGTTTACTAGTATTTCTATTATTACTCGCCATGCTGCGCGGTCCATATTAACAAAAAATTAATCATTAcaaattttatgaataaagcAATTTCTGATTTCTGATTTTTcagtaaataatttttttctgatttATTGATTTGAACAAAATAGCATAACAGAATCcacttattttcctaaaaatattatttaaattttttttcttatttgaaaaatattttctgtcATACCAAACTCACCTGACATCTTTATTGTTGTTAGCATTAACAGCCAAGTACAGGTGAATATGCGAAGCAAATGTCTAATTTGTGAGGATCATATTAGTTGATAAAAGtatacttttttgttttttttgtgcTTAGTTAGGATTGAAGGATGAGATTCAGTTGGATTATTTGGTAGGATgcaatagaaaaaataatgtatTCATTAATTTtgtgtattaattatattttgtttggtatactttgatattatgttgtgtataattaatatatagaaAACTATGTATTAACAATGCAATGGGTTTTAATATATGCATTAGTATGattaaaaatacaattatttttaaaatcttttaattTCCACGTTTTTTCCTTCATATTTATAGAGAATGTTTttgtaaataataaattttaaaaaagaatcatgcaatgcatatttttttaatacaccAACTATGTTTTCTTACACAAATGTTAGTTGTTATAAAGAGTACTAGCCATTGAACTAttttatataatcaaaagtCATTCAATTTTACCaagtatcatataaaattaCTCCtagaaaaactttttttttcagtGCTCTTAGAAAAACTTCACAATTGTGAAATTACAATTGTCCAATAAAATTTCATCCTATattacaaaagaaaaaagattttcTCCTTATCACAAGGAGAAATGcagtattatttaatttaatagttATGATCCTGTTATTGCCCTAAAATATTGGTAATCTTGCTAATTAATCTTGAGAACCCTAGAAGCAACTAAATTATTTGTCAAACTCATTAGTTAATTAAACTCTACACACTTCCACCTCTATAAATAAATTGCACCTTCTTGGCTAATTCACTTCAATGTaatatttacttattttctatAGTTGATCATTGAATATAGAGCCATGAGAAGTATGAGGGTTTGTGATATTTTAGCATCCAATTGGAACATTGTATGGGGAATGAACATTGTCATTGTCAAGTCCTTACAATTGTTAGGCTACTTCAATATTGCAGGCAGTTTATTCCCTTCACTCCTCTTATTACTCTTTTTCTCAGCATATTTTACTTTGTTGCTCATATTTGTAGCACTTGTTGTTGACATATATAGATGCAAAACTTTGTCAAACTTCTCAAATGTCATTAATGTTCACTTGAAGACATGCAAAGGACATGGCATATGTTGGCATGCTTATCCAAATTGCTATATTCTTTATGatcattgaaaaaaataatgtaaactCAATGTTATAAATTGTATCTTAATTTCCTTTTTATGGTTTATGAATGTAGTGCTATGTATTTTGCTCGATCTACttaattttatatgtttttctttgagGGATCCAGCTATTACAATCCATCTGATTTATTGTAGTATGTTATGTTGATAGCGATGGAGGAGGGCACATGATGTAGTGTTCACCTTAAACAAAGGAGAGTTATATTTGAATCACTTCAATTAATACGGATTATTATTTTGTGCGGAAATTATATATAACAAAGAGTAAAGtagattatttatattttccgTAGAGAAGCAAATTTTGACCATTTCTCCTTTCTGATAATTACTTTGTTTTTGTAGATTTTAAGCTGtaaaaattttttttaaaaaaaagttaagcAATAATGGGCAATTACAACAAAAATTAGATGAACTAATCAATCTACTTTGAATCACGTTACTGAGGAAGAAGGGCAGTGTCGAAtccgagttgagtttttttttttttttgtttcccaCCGGTGTTTGGACCTCGTGAAATCCGATAAAATTCGGATTACACACTGCAGGGCCATTAGGGGGTGACACTCCCAATAGAATTTTTTCCATTTTCGAAACtcaaatttgagatttttgattaAAGGTGATGCAGTGCGACTGCACCATAACATATGTCGGTGAGTTGAGATAATTAACGATAGAAACAAGTAAAGTTTGCTTCATTGTTAAAGTCGAGTCGACGGCTTAAACTGCCTTTGACCCCATGGTACTGCCATAAATCATTGTAATTATTTGGGTACAAGGTCATGAATCAGCTGTTAATACTAATGATTACTCCAAAACATCAGGTATCTCATTAAATAATTTACCAATTCCTTCTTGAACTCTCCTCACCCAACAACACGTacactcaacaacaacaaaccaaGTGTAAATTATAAGCAGAATTTGAGAAAGATAGACTATTACACTTTATTATTACAGTCTAATCTttaaagtagaaaaaatattttttttaaatcctGAAAAAGAAATTGTCACACGCATAGTTTCCATCTATAATAGCAGTAAATCAGAAAGTAAATGTTACCACAACATTATTGGGCATAATAAAAGGTGTAAGATTTAATTATCGTAAAAATTACACTTTGGCGTAATGCTACAATTGTAAATTGTTATCTCATGTATCTTTTAAAGGTGCAAGATTTGTTTTTCACCAATATCTCCATTATTATTTCAAGGTACAGGGAAACAAATAATTGAGATGGGCTAAAATGTCTATCATTAAAGTAATTAAGGGAGGTCCACATGTTTCATTTTTCCACCTTTTTTGTCCCACTTTAATGCTTTTGCACAAGTGACCTTATTTCAAccaattctttaattttttgtcTTTAAGTTATCAGTTTCATCCAACtggattttaccaatttttacATAAAGGTGAAATTCTTGCACAAAATGTCCGTCTTGTAGGTTTTTCTTTGGATCTTATTTGCTCGTTTGTTGAGTGAACTGAATTTATGTGCAAAAAGAAAGCATTTGCACAAATAACCCCCTTTTTAGGTTATCTTTAAATGTAGTTGTTGGTGAGTGGTTGAGAGCTAAATATTTGCAAGAAAGGAACTTTTTTTTATCCTCAACCTCATTGAGTCAAAAAATAGCAAAAATCGCAATAGCTTGATTGTTTGACTACTTAAACATTCACTTGTAGATGAAAATTCAATTCCCCATCTTATAATCTCTGCCACAATTTCTCCATCATTAAAGCTAAATTGATCATATATTGCCATCCACTTACCGTAAGATCTCATATATAGTCAAAAGCATGAATTAAAGTCAAAAGAAACCACTATTGATCACTTAacggagaagaaaaaaagtacaaaaactttaaataaaaaaataaaaaacaaaacccCATTTTCTGACCCTGGGTTCTAGCTTTTTTCTAACCCCTAAAGCCAAAATAAACTAAGGTTGAAAACTTAAAACCTCTGTAGGATCTACTTGTTTAATGTGCTCTGTGATTAGCACACCTATCCATTAATTACCACCCATGAATCTTTGATCAAAACAAACAGCATCAAGATTAGTTTACTAATTACAATGGGCTCATTTGGGTTACCACTATGGGGCTCCGAACCACATGCTTTCCATCAACCCAAGAAAGTGACCCGAAAACTGCACCCGAATCATTCAACACCAGATTTTTACTGTCCACTGTTATTGTTACATAGTAACTCAATTTCCTTATCTTCTCCGAGAACCCTAATTTCGCCGGCTTTACACTCACTGTCACCCCTTTTGGTGCCTCGATTTTCACTCTGTACAGTCCATTTGTATCGCCAACGTTCGTCACTGTTCTGAAGAATGTCTTGCTTGAAACCCCTTTTGATGCGGTTGAAAACAGTGCTGCTATTGATGGATAGTTCAAATTCTCCGGCAATGGCTTCCTCATCGGACAATTCACCGGTGATTTAGTGATCACCTGAATTGTCTTGGGGCCGTATTCAATTGCACATAAAAAGCTTACGTAGTCTTCGTTTGCTAGATCGTATACTAGCCCGGGATCCAATGCTAGATCAAGATTTAAGTGTCCTGCACCATAATCGTACGGTGTAGCTGGTTTTCCAGTGGCTTCATCGGTCATTGGTTGCAGCCTGTTGTCGACAAGGCTAGCTGTGGTCATCATTGCAGATCGTATCGCTGCAGGGCTCCAATCTGGGTGAGCAGATTTGAGCAATGCCGCTGCACCACTTACATGAGGACAAGCCATTGAAGTGCCTGAAAGTATATTGAACTCTGCTTTTCGATTGTCTAAATCTAAGCCAGTTGGACCAACTGCATCAGTCCATGCAGCTAAAATGTTAACCCCAGGAGCTATAAGGTCTGGTTTTAGGATTTCTGGGTTCAGACCATTTGGTCCTCTCCCTGAAAATGATGCCACAACTGGAGCTGGTTTCACTCCAATTACAGTTCCATGGAAATTGATCGTTGCAGCTGCAGTTGGATTCTTGGATATATAGGCTTTAATTGCATCACCTTCATTAGCACCAACAGCACAAGTTGGTATCAAATGAGCATCACCAACAAGCCCTTCACCATTTGATACTCCATTTGTAAGGATCATTCCAACACCACCAGCTTTATTGACAACTAATCCCTTAGCAACGCGAGGATTGCTACCGCGATCACAGATCACTATCTTACCTCTCACTAAATGAGGATCAAGTGAATTTTCCATACAAAGAGAAGCCGAGAGCACACCTGATTTCCCAGGGTACACTATGGGATACATTTTCCCATTAAGTGGCTTTCCGGCGTATAATGATACACCGGAAAGCTTCCGTCCGTCACCAAGAATTACCTCTGCAGGGAAATTCCTATCAATTGTGCCAGCTCCAACAGTAGTAAGCCACGGTGCCAAGTTAGTGACTGACATTCCATTAGGTCCATCATTTCCAGCTGATGAAGACACAAATACACCTCTAGAAACAGCACCATAAGCTCCGATAGCAATTGGATCGAGATAGTAAGGTGAAGAGATTCCATCACCGCCTCCAATTGAGATGGAAATGACATCAACACCATCGGAAACAGCAGCATCAAACGCAGCAAGGATATCGGAATCAAAGCAACCAGAATTCTTCCAGCAAACTTTATAAACAGCTAATCGAGCTTTAGGGGCAACACCTTTAGCAATACCCGATGCATAACCAGACATGCTAGCTCGAAAAGCATGTCTACCAGCAGCTGTAGAAGCAGTATGGGTGCCGTGACCGTCAGCGTCTCTGGGTGATCGGAACTCAACGGTATCATTGATTCCCCCACCAATTGGACCAAATCCAGGGGCAGCTTCATGACCTTTAGAGAAAAATCGAGCACCAATAATCTTCCGATTGCAATTCCGAGCAGTGAACTTAGCTCCCGTTTCACAAACCCCTTTCCAACGTGTAGGAACAGGACCCAGATTCAGATCGGAAAAACTCCGACGCTCCGGCCAAATTCCAGTATCAAGAACCCCAACAATAACATCAGAACCATAATCCGACTCCGACCATAATCCCTTCTGGTTTCTTAGACCCAGAAACTGTGGTGACCTTGTAGTATGAAGTTGCCTCCGACGATCCTCAAAAGACGCAAGAACTGAAGGATGTTGAAGTACTGAAGCAGCTTGAGAAGGACTCAACGAAGCTGAAAATCCATGAAAAACATTGTCATAAACATGAAGGATGTTCACCGGTTCAGTGAACTCGGAGCTGTACCAGTGGTAATGAGTGGGGAAAACCGCCGGTTTAGAAAAGCTGTCGACTCGGAATATGTACGTTTTAGCTTCCGGTTCAGCTGAAACCGGTGAGAAAAAGTGTATTGAAGTGAAGGTGAAACAGAGGAAGAGTGTTAGAATAAGAAGCGAAGCCATGAGAGGAAAACAGAGTAGGGTTTGGAAAGTGAGGAGAGTAAAGTGTGAAGTGTAGATTACTGACAATAAAAGTTGGTCTGTTATAGAAGGGATTATTGTCCTTTAAGTTCCGttactcaatatttttttaatttgaataaatattaAAGCTGTGgacttgttttattttattttattttttaaataaatcttTAAGGAATTTTAGTATATGATTTTGTCGCTCAGAAAGTTGTACTTGTTGACGAGAAAATTTTATGTCTGACCCCAATTTCTGCGGAAAAAGTGGAATAATAAGGATATCAAATATTTACCTAACTCCACCGTTTATTCgagtgaaaatcattttcatttttcaactttgctttaagaattaatttatttttttaattttgatcaataattaaattttattttttaaattttatataaggttcattttatttttattatatcacatatatataatatctcattatattatatgtaatttattatttaacttaggtatttataaaaaaattaagttcatTAATATTATAAgtggaataatttttttatgaatttgttataaaattttatattaattttatgactgttatttcaatataatatgcATTAAACGTTTGTATAGTATACATATAGTTTTGTCTTTCTCCACTTTGTTATTACATGCGTTTCACATTATTTGacacatttaaaaaaaattaattagacaCGTATTTTACTAAACTAACATTATTAATAATGCTTTGAAAGTTTAAATTTGACTACTGCTACTTTATGtagttaattaataataagaatagaaataaaaaatatatttaaaaaaatctgTTGATTTCACAAATACAATAAGTAAATTAAAACAACTATTTTTAGAACGAGGATCAAGTAATATGAACGACGGGAGTATTCTCTATTGTgtatataaataaacaagtttTGATTGACATTGATAGAAATCTTTCATAAATTATAGTTTGAAATCTAAATAAAATACAATCTTTATAAATTTGAccttatttaaattaattattttgcaTTTTCTACATCAAACTATATTtgaataatattattttctgctattttcacttgtataaataaatataaaaagttttgattattattaataaaattaatttgctTATTATGCTAATTTACTTCATTATAAAATATCATTAgcttatatatttaattagcaTTTCTcacattttatataatttcaccAACATAAAATGTAGTCGAAAAAAACATAATAACTGAGATTTGTAATTGTATCTTTTACAATACTCCTAATTGAATTTGCTTAAATTTAAGTGCTTGATGAACGAAAATAGGAAGTAATTAGCCAAAGTGGGCCAAATTGGACAAGTGATTTCTCTTTTATGTCTTTTCCCGTTTGCTGATAAGAAGTGAAGGTGGACCAATATTGTTCTAAATTAATATGATTGCAATAATGCTACAACAGGACAACGATTGGCATCCACAAATAAAATTACTataaaaattagcaaaattgtTTGTGAAATTATGTGTCGACGTTGCACCAGCATCACATATAATATTAGGAGGAGAAGAAACTAAAAATAGGAGTAACATGGATTGTGATCCTCAAATTCTAAATTTGGACGATTATCCAAATTGGCCTCCACTTGTCCGGTCAcgacataaattaaaataggaaaaataagtaataatatattagttaattagttaacatagctataatttaattaaattatcattCGTTATTAACTTACAACTATTATTATGTGCCCACCTTTAGAATTTGTATAATGTGGCGCCCAATTgtataaatttagaattttcctaattgtataaattcagaatttgtatatgCTTACCATACTTTTTATATAATCATCATATTGGTACATTTGAttgtaaattttgaaaaaattctaaatgtataaatacagaatttgtatatacttatcCTATCTGTATATTGgcagcgaattatacaaaagaaAATGGCTATAGCAAATGAAACTATAGCTATAGAGCGTAAATTAGACAAACTGTAGTTAAAgagcataattaaaatatttatagtgACTATTTTGTGAAATTTAGAGTAGGAAGAACATTTCTGCTATGTTATAACAGTTTAGTCTTTAGTACTTTTTGTTATCAATAATGTTGAGATTTGAGAATCAACAAAAATTTAAGTTGAGATTCAAAATTAtgcattttgtttatttttttcctaGAGTTTAACTGGACATGTTGATGTTTCTTGTGTTAAAAAAAGACTTCCGCTTATAAATGTTAAAATTGTTCTGTTCTCTTTCGCAGGAAATTTTGGAGTGATTAGCGAAACTTGCTTAATTGATGAGATAGTTTCACTTTTTAATCGATAAATTAAGAGTTTAGGCACAAAAGTATAAGTGAGAAATCAACGTTGACTTTGTGAGGATTGGGGAGGAAAAGAATTAGCACaatgaaattaattttggtGTATAATTAAAGAGCTTAGTTTACACTTGCATTCACTCACATTATTCAGGTAAAAATGACGTTCACATCCCTCATTTTACCtaacaataccaataacataTCCAATAAACTTTCAAAGATAAGGTTTGAAGAGCGTAGAGTGAACTTATTCTAATTTTACGGATAAAAAGACGTTATTTCGAAAAGATTCCAACCCATTTAAAACAAATCAAAGAAcatcaaaaggaaagaaatgaaaCATGTACTAGAGAATGCTAATGTAACTAGCATATAAAGAAACAGTAACACCAACAAAGTCATGTGACAACTAAAACACAATACAGAAATGGTAGCAACATAAATCGCAAGGCAAGAAAGTATACATAAATTGTTGATACTACTGTGTGATTAAATGAGAAAGAGTTATGGACGCCATACTATCTTaagtcttaaccgatagaaaAGCGAGACAACGTTTGCCTTATTACTCACTTTCTACTTTTATTTATCACCTTCAAATCCTCATCTCTTTGATTATATATGTCCTTGGTATAccgaaattgtgttatatttaaTCTAATCATctctatccaaaaaaaaaaatccgacATACTTGTACCCCTTTCAATGTCTAAAAATTAGTTCATGTTCTGAAATTTCATATCGATCTTACAAGTTTAACAACATAATAAgagtgaatttttaaaaattataaatgctgaaaataattatttataaattt
This window encodes:
- the LOC129885331 gene encoding subtilisin-like protease SBT1.6, producing MASLLILTLFLCFTFTSIHFFSPVSAEPEAKTYIFRVDSFSKPAVFPTHYHWYSSEFTEPVNILHVYDNVFHGFSASLSPSQAASVLQHPSVLASFEDRRRQLHTTRSPQFLGLRNQKGLWSESDYGSDVIVGVLDTGIWPERRSFSDLNLGPVPTRWKGVCETGAKFTARNCNRKIIGARFFSKGHEAAPGFGPIGGGINDTVEFRSPRDADGHGTHTASTAAGRHAFRASMSGYASGIAKGVAPKARLAVYKVCWKNSGCFDSDILAAFDAAVSDGVDVISISIGGGDGISSPYYLDPIAIGAYGAVSRGVFVSSSAGNDGPNGMSVTNLAPWLTTVGAGTIDRNFPAEVILGDGRKLSGVSLYAGKPLNGKMYPIVYPGKSGVLSASLCMENSLDPHLVRGKIVICDRGSNPRVAKGLVVNKAGGVGMILTNGVSNGEGLVGDAHLIPTCAVGANEGDAIKAYISKNPTAAATINFHGTVIGVKPAPVVASFSGRGPNGLNPEILKPDLIAPGVNILAAWTDAVGPTGLDLDNRKAEFNILSGTSMACPHVSGAAALLKSAHPDWSPAAIRSAMMTTASLVDNRLQPMTDEATGKPATPYDYGAGHLNLDLALDPGLVYDLANEDYVSFLCAIEYGPKTIQVITKSPVNCPMRKPLPENLNYPSIAALFSTASKGVSSKTFFRTVTNVGDTNGLYRVKIEAPKGVTVSVKPAKLGFSEKIRKLSYYVTITVDSKNLVLNDSGAVFGSLSWVDGKHVVRSPIVVTQMSPL